One part of the Spartobacteria bacterium genome encodes these proteins:
- the secD gene encoding protein translocase subunit SecD has protein sequence MDRNAVWKWLVLIALVCGSLALIYPPSEKVTLGLDLKGGTSFVVEIDKEQLGNEVRGKNPDLTAAELTKRVNEDAARGREMAVEIIRNRVDGLGIAEPIIYSATYRDQERIIVQLPGVDAEKRKAARESIESVAYLEFRLVSLKSDQWTKELLASGKSPVGFRLSEQGPYYVRDKSLLSDEKMDRDYFAKLRKFQPHPGSEFMLEKTQDSNGRVMYRPYYVEIRPLMKGDAIASASVDYNQMTHAPYVSIVLNSEGADRFARITADYAPMGPRNSSSEGRQLGIVLDGTLYSAPSINEEIPSGRAQITGRFTPKDAMKLANVLNTGSLPVPVKIVQTQTVDPSLGQDSINSGAKSAIIALLAVIVFMGIYYLKAGLVANMALIIEMLLFPLALVISAGFMGLIAGHSGGYSGSAARLPTLTLPGIAGIALTIGMAVDANVLIFERIREELRTGKRLLPAIEAGYDKAFSTIFDANITTLLTAVILFTFGSGPIKGFAVTLTAGIIVSMFVALIYTRLLFEFLVEKMNMTSLNMMSIVGQTTINFVGMRFVAIGISALVLVGTWGVFFAKGADTNFGVDFTGGTSLVYRFDDRQSVEDVRETLAAEGIKDAAIQYQSELVADGDGNNEYLEIRVGEDDGELVKTAMESSFAKYGYRVNKEDQVRGQVGAELRRKGLMAIIWASVGIVIYITIRFEWSFALGAICATFHDVLVTAGIFCLLGHQITLPVVAALLTIVGYSVNDTIVVFDRIREDIKLLKGRSLKEIANLSVNQTLSRTILTSLTTLLSVAVLLIFGGGAIKDFALTLFIGIVVGTFSSIFIATPVVLFLRHEDSDGKENKQ, from the coding sequence ATGGACAGGAACGCAGTGTGGAAGTGGCTGGTGTTGATCGCCCTTGTTTGTGGGTCGTTGGCATTGATTTATCCCCCGTCAGAGAAAGTGACTCTGGGATTGGATCTTAAAGGCGGAACCAGTTTTGTCGTGGAAATCGACAAAGAACAGTTAGGCAATGAGGTCAGAGGAAAGAATCCGGACTTAACAGCGGCTGAATTAACCAAGCGTGTTAACGAAGACGCGGCGCGCGGTCGTGAGATGGCGGTTGAGATCATTCGTAATCGTGTGGATGGTCTGGGCATTGCCGAACCGATTATCTATTCAGCCACGTATCGTGATCAGGAACGTATCATTGTCCAGCTTCCCGGTGTTGATGCAGAAAAGCGCAAAGCGGCCCGTGAATCCATTGAAAGTGTTGCGTATCTCGAATTCCGTCTGGTCAGTTTAAAGAGTGATCAGTGGACCAAGGAACTGCTGGCTTCAGGTAAATCGCCTGTCGGCTTCAGACTCAGTGAACAGGGTCCGTATTATGTGCGCGATAAATCGCTGCTCAGTGATGAAAAGATGGATCGCGACTATTTTGCCAAACTGCGCAAATTTCAACCGCATCCCGGATCGGAATTCATGCTGGAAAAAACGCAGGATTCCAATGGTCGTGTGATGTATCGTCCCTATTATGTGGAAATTCGTCCGCTGATGAAAGGGGATGCCATTGCCAGTGCATCTGTGGATTATAACCAAATGACGCATGCACCCTACGTATCCATTGTGCTGAATTCGGAGGGTGCAGACCGGTTTGCTCGCATTACGGCGGATTATGCGCCCATGGGGCCGCGTAATTCCAGCAGTGAGGGTCGTCAGCTCGGGATCGTCTTAGACGGAACTCTGTATTCAGCACCATCGATTAATGAAGAAATTCCGAGCGGTCGTGCACAGATCACCGGGCGTTTCACACCAAAAGATGCCATGAAGCTGGCCAATGTATTGAATACGGGCAGTCTGCCTGTTCCTGTAAAAATCGTGCAGACCCAGACCGTGGATCCGTCTCTTGGACAGGATTCTATCAACAGCGGAGCCAAATCTGCGATTATTGCACTGTTGGCCGTGATTGTTTTTATGGGCATTTATTATCTAAAGGCGGGCCTGGTTGCCAATATGGCGCTGATCATCGAAATGCTGTTGTTTCCGCTGGCGCTGGTTATTTCCGCCGGCTTCATGGGGTTGATCGCTGGACATTCCGGAGGATATTCTGGCAGTGCGGCACGGCTTCCGACGCTGACCCTTCCTGGTATTGCCGGTATTGCGCTGACCATCGGGATGGCGGTTGATGCTAACGTACTTATTTTCGAACGTATCCGTGAAGAACTGCGTACAGGGAAGCGGCTGTTGCCTGCGATTGAAGCAGGTTATGATAAAGCATTCAGCACTATTTTTGATGCCAACATTACCACGTTGCTGACGGCGGTGATTCTTTTTACATTCGGCTCCGGCCCGATCAAGGGTTTTGCGGTTACGCTGACGGCGGGTATCATTGTCAGTATGTTTGTTGCATTGATCTACACCCGGCTGCTGTTTGAGTTTCTGGTAGAAAAGATGAACATGACCTCCCTCAATATGATGAGTATTGTGGGGCAGACCACCATTAATTTTGTGGGTATGCGGTTTGTTGCTATTGGTATTTCCGCCTTGGTGTTGGTGGGTACCTGGGGTGTTTTCTTTGCCAAAGGTGCAGACACGAACTTCGGTGTGGACTTCACAGGCGGTACGTCGCTGGTTTATCGTTTTGATGATCGCCAGTCGGTGGAAGATGTACGTGAAACATTGGCTGCTGAGGGTATTAAGGATGCCGCTATCCAATATCAGTCCGAGCTGGTTGCCGACGGAGATGGCAACAATGAATATCTGGAAATTCGCGTGGGGGAAGACGATGGCGAATTGGTGAAAACAGCGATGGAAAGCTCGTTTGCCAAATACGGATATCGGGTCAACAAAGAAGATCAGGTTCGCGGCCAGGTCGGCGCCGAACTGCGACGCAAAGGCTTGATGGCCATTATATGGGCCTCGGTCGGCATTGTTATTTATATCACGATCCGGTTTGAATGGTCTTTTGCTTTGGGTGCCATTTGTGCCACCTTCCATGATGTGCTGGTCACAGCCGGCATTTTCTGTCTGCTGGGTCATCAGATCACCCTTCCGGTGGTGGCGGCGTTGCTGACCATCGTCGGGTATTCGGTGAATGATACGATTGTGGTGTTTGACCGCATTCGAGAAGATATCAAACTCTTGAAGGGCCGATCACTTAAGGAAATTGCCAATTTGTCTGTGAATCAGACGTTGAGCCGAACGATTCTGACATCGTTGACCACGTTGTTAAGTGTGGCTGTACTGCTTATATTCGGCGGCGGTGCGATAAAGGATTTTGCGCTGACGCTGTTCATCGGTATTGTTGTCGGCACATTCTCTTCGATTTTCATTGCGACGCCAGTGGTGCTGTTTCTGCGGCATGAGGATAGCGATGGAAAAGAAAATAAGCAGTAG
- the yajC gene encoding preprotein translocase subunit YajC: MFGWIAIMIALFYFMMIRPQQKRAKQRQALLDSVKTGDRIVFSGGMMGVVTNVKDKSVMVKIADNVKVEILRGAVSQVVAKGDEPEMDEKA, from the coding sequence ATGTTCGGCTGGATTGCGATCATGATTGCGCTTTTTTACTTTATGATGATTCGTCCGCAGCAGAAGCGTGCCAAACAGCGCCAGGCTCTGCTGGATTCAGTGAAGACTGGGGACCGTATTGTGTTCAGTGGTGGCATGATGGGGGTTGTTACCAATGTGAAAGATAAATCTGTGATGGTAAAAATTGCAGACAACGTCAAAGTGGAAATTCTTCGCGGCGCTGTTTCTCAGGTTGTTGCCAAGGGTGATGAACCGGAAATGGATGAAAAGGCTTAA
- a CDS encoding LpxI family protein — protein MDTDSHSQITALGLIAGKGVYPLELADSARKQGVKRIIVMAFKGETHRDINRLADEVHWLHVGQFKKFLELIEGSGIKHFVMAGQITPSNLFMVRPDKVLFELLRNLDEWNAHSIFGEICRRIEGTGVSLLSAGLFMEHSMPHEGVLVGTLDDPRVVRDMEYGLDVARKISALDVGQTIVVKDGAILAVEAFEGTDETIRRAGRVGGKGAVVIKVAKPGHDMRFDIPVMGLKTMKTMQRAGIKALVCEAGRIIILEKERVLAEAARRNIVIHVVHAMEERISL, from the coding sequence ATGGATACCGATAGTCATTCGCAAATAACGGCACTCGGCCTGATCGCCGGGAAGGGCGTATATCCCCTTGAACTGGCGGATTCAGCGCGTAAACAGGGGGTGAAACGTATCATAGTGATGGCATTTAAGGGGGAGACCCACAGAGATATCAACCGCTTGGCCGATGAAGTGCATTGGTTGCACGTGGGGCAGTTTAAGAAATTTCTGGAGCTCATCGAAGGCAGCGGCATCAAACATTTTGTGATGGCGGGGCAGATTACTCCGTCAAATTTGTTTATGGTGCGCCCGGATAAGGTGCTGTTTGAACTGCTGCGCAATTTGGATGAGTGGAATGCACATAGTATTTTCGGTGAAATTTGTCGACGTATCGAAGGCACAGGCGTGAGCCTGCTTTCCGCTGGATTGTTTATGGAGCACTCTATGCCGCACGAAGGGGTGTTAGTGGGAACGTTGGATGATCCCCGTGTGGTTCGGGATATGGAATACGGATTGGATGTGGCGCGTAAAATTAGTGCATTGGATGTGGGTCAGACGATTGTCGTCAAGGATGGTGCCATATTGGCCGTAGAGGCTTTTGAGGGCACCGACGAAACAATCAGGCGTGCCGGCCGTGTTGGCGGAAAAGGTGCCGTCGTAATAAAAGTGGCCAAGCCGGGTCACGATATGCGGTTTGATATTCCCGTCATGGGGTTAAAAACGATGAAAACCATGCAGCGGGCAGGAATTAAGGCCTTGGTCTGTGAGGCGGGACGCATTATTATTTTGGAAAAAGAACGGGTGCTGGCTGAAGCAGCACGTAGAAATATAGTTATCCATGTCGTACATGCCATGGAGGAAAGGATCTCATTATGA
- the recJ gene encoding single-stranded-DNA-specific exonuclease RecJ — translation MSVTRWTTIEYSKEAAEALRTQCNLPRHLAVILSSRGFRTAEEVHRFFEPRLSRAMDPFLMQGMKEAVARITQAITDNEPIAVFGDYDVDGVTSTALMSIILRRLGGDVSTFIPNRIDEGYGLNEVAIHRCVETLHPRLIITVDCGTNAFASTEWARSQGIDVIITDHHEPTDQVANAVAIVNPKLDHHESIRMLASVGVTYKVCDALLKSFGRDASDPDGIDLRDYLDIVALGTICDMVPLHHENRIFAYKGIHAFRNKRSMGLTALVDEIGIRNDIESYHLGFQLGPRLNSVGRLEDARDALLLLMTEDVKEAARLAEYLDRRNKERQEIERSTFEEARKQIEEYFDPDRDYVVVAAGRGWHAGVVAIVASRVLATFHRPAVVIALGEDDVGRGSCRSISEFNIVENLDCCAPHLIKYGGHAMAAGLEIHADEIPMFRKRLNDRAHEVLMPANLVPHIAVDMWISLRDLNETLYFKMQQMKPFGMDNPEPVFGFSGLQIVQAEKVGIDNKHYRLQMRQDDRDIWCIAYNQADKPLPEGPVDIVANMLMVRNRGQRSVELRIMDMKGSDPNNML, via the coding sequence GTGAGCGTTACCCGCTGGACAACTATAGAATATTCTAAGGAAGCGGCAGAGGCACTGCGGACGCAGTGCAATCTGCCGCGGCATTTAGCTGTTATTCTATCCTCGCGCGGTTTTCGTACGGCCGAAGAAGTACATCGGTTCTTCGAACCTCGTCTTTCACGAGCCATGGATCCCTTCCTCATGCAGGGTATGAAGGAGGCTGTCGCACGCATCACGCAGGCCATTACTGATAATGAGCCCATTGCGGTCTTTGGCGATTATGACGTGGATGGCGTCACCAGTACGGCACTGATGAGTATTATTCTTCGTCGGCTGGGAGGCGATGTGTCGACTTTTATCCCTAATCGGATAGACGAAGGATATGGTCTGAATGAAGTGGCGATTCATCGGTGTGTGGAAACACTGCATCCCAGGCTGATTATCACGGTCGACTGTGGAACCAACGCTTTTGCGTCGACTGAGTGGGCACGCAGTCAGGGCATTGATGTGATCATCACCGATCATCACGAACCCACGGATCAGGTCGCCAACGCGGTCGCTATTGTAAACCCCAAGCTGGATCATCATGAATCGATTCGCATGCTGGCCAGTGTGGGGGTGACCTATAAAGTATGCGATGCCTTGCTCAAATCTTTCGGGAGAGATGCTTCGGATCCTGACGGGATTGATTTACGTGACTATCTGGATATTGTTGCCCTCGGAACCATCTGCGATATGGTGCCGTTACATCATGAAAATCGGATTTTTGCTTATAAGGGTATTCATGCCTTTCGCAATAAACGGTCTATGGGGTTGACCGCACTGGTTGATGAAATCGGGATTCGTAATGATATCGAATCCTATCATCTAGGCTTTCAATTAGGGCCTCGCCTGAATTCGGTCGGTCGTTTAGAAGATGCCCGCGATGCGCTGCTGTTATTGATGACAGAAGATGTCAAAGAGGCGGCACGGCTTGCCGAATATCTGGATCGCCGCAATAAAGAACGGCAGGAAATCGAACGATCCACCTTTGAAGAAGCACGCAAACAGATTGAAGAATACTTTGATCCGGATCGTGACTATGTGGTGGTTGCGGCAGGAAGAGGGTGGCATGCCGGCGTCGTGGCCATTGTCGCTTCACGGGTTTTGGCGACGTTCCATCGTCCTGCCGTAGTCATCGCATTGGGCGAAGATGACGTCGGGCGAGGATCATGCCGCAGTATTTCAGAATTTAACATTGTCGAAAACTTGGATTGCTGTGCCCCGCATCTCATTAAATATGGCGGTCATGCGATGGCGGCCGGACTGGAAATCCATGCGGATGAAATTCCCATGTTCCGTAAACGTTTGAATGACCGAGCTCACGAAGTGCTGATGCCCGCAAATTTGGTTCCTCATATTGCGGTTGATATGTGGATCAGTTTGCGTGATTTAAATGAAACGCTATATTTTAAAATGCAGCAGATGAAGCCATTTGGCATGGATAATCCGGAACCGGTGTTTGGTTTTAGCGGACTGCAGATTGTTCAGGCGGAAAAGGTTGGTATAGATAATAAGCACTATCGGCTACAGATGCGTCAGGATGACCGTGATATTTGGTGCATCGCTTATAACCAGGCGGATAAGCCACTGCCGGAGGGGCCTGTGGACATTGTTGCCAATATGCTTATGGTGCGCAATAGGGGGCAGAGATCTGTTGAACTGCGCATTATGGATATGAAAGGCAGTGACCCGAACAACATGCTTTAA
- a CDS encoding tRNA guanosine(34) transglycosylase Tgt, whose amino-acid sequence MEIGAFDVIEKDDSCAARRGKLVTAHGVVDTPVFMPVGTKGTVKAMTPVELKELECSIILSNTYHLITRPGTDILEKMGGLHRFMGWDGPILTDSGGFQVFSLGAMRKITQDGVEFQSHIDGSRHFLGPKESMAAQRIIGSDIAMVLDECMPYPCGRDYAEKSVKRTVEWAASCKEQSRAEGQLVFGIVQGGEWADLRHSCAKDLVDIGFDGYAVGGLSVGEPEEIMFRGFEDGVRYLPLDKPRYVMGLGDLYQIVEAVARGVDMFDCVMPTRYARNGSAFTAAGTMPVKAARYKEDARPVEEGCTCYACRNFSRAYIRHLLNVNEILGARLLTTHNIHYYMRFMERLRASISSGTFVEFRKQTAEQVAIQRELTAKLKQGE is encoded by the coding sequence ATGGAAATAGGTGCATTTGACGTAATCGAAAAGGATGACAGCTGTGCGGCGCGCCGTGGAAAACTAGTGACAGCTCATGGGGTGGTGGATACGCCTGTTTTTATGCCGGTGGGGACCAAGGGCACGGTGAAAGCGATGACTCCGGTGGAGCTGAAGGAGTTGGAATGCTCGATCATTCTATCCAATACCTATCACCTGATTACTCGGCCAGGCACTGATATTTTAGAAAAAATGGGTGGATTGCATCGTTTTATGGGGTGGGACGGGCCGATTTTAACAGATAGCGGGGGTTTTCAAGTTTTTAGCTTGGGGGCCATGCGCAAGATTACGCAGGACGGGGTTGAATTTCAGTCGCACATTGATGGATCACGCCATTTTCTCGGGCCGAAGGAGTCCATGGCGGCACAGCGGATTATTGGGTCAGATATTGCGATGGTTTTGGATGAATGCATGCCGTATCCCTGTGGTCGGGACTACGCGGAAAAATCGGTGAAACGCACGGTTGAATGGGCGGCATCGTGTAAAGAGCAGTCTCGTGCGGAAGGGCAGCTGGTTTTTGGTATTGTACAGGGAGGCGAATGGGCGGATTTACGTCACTCCTGCGCGAAGGATCTGGTTGATATCGGTTTTGATGGCTATGCCGTGGGCGGTTTGAGCGTGGGTGAGCCGGAGGAGATCATGTTCCGGGGATTTGAAGACGGGGTGCGCTATTTGCCACTGGATAAACCGCGTTATGTGATGGGGCTTGGTGATTTATATCAGATCGTAGAAGCGGTCGCACGGGGCGTAGATATGTTTGACTGCGTTATGCCCACGCGTTACGCCCGCAACGGTTCGGCTTTTACCGCAGCGGGTACGATGCCGGTCAAAGCTGCACGGTATAAGGAAGATGCACGTCCGGTTGAAGAGGGATGTACATGTTATGCTTGTCGAAATTTTTCCCGCGCGTATATTAGGCACCTTCTGAATGTAAATGAGATTCTGGGAGCTCGGTTGCTAACGACGCATAACATCCATTATTACATGCGATTTATGGAGCGGTTGCGCGCCTCGATTTCAAGTGGAACATTTGTTGAATTTCGTAAACAAACAGCTGAACAGGTTGCGATACAGCGCGAACTGACGGCGAAACTTAAACAAGGAGAATAA